A stretch of DNA from Brevibacillus ruminantium:
CCAACACCTTTGTTTGCTTCTACTCGTTGAAGTGCCATCCGTAAGTTTTCCCGTGATAAAACTTTCTCCAGCAAGTCCATAACGATATTCCTTCCTTCGCACATGCGGGTTCCGTGTTTGCTGAACGATACTCAGCCCTCTTTTTGTACCCTCGGGGCTTCACCCCTGCTCTTCAAAAGTAGTTCCTTTCTGGAATTCTGCTTCGACGTATCGTAACAAAAGACATGGATCGCGTGCTGACTTGATGTTCAGCCCTTCCCCATTCAAGCGTCCTCTACTCGGGTACTATGGCCTCTGCTGACTTCTGCATGTTCAGCGCCTCCTTACGGAGGCGGTTACCAACAGTTGAAGGCGTTCCATGCAGACCTCCCCAGGTAAGAACGATAACTTTCATCCCATGTACCTGCCCAAGTTTACTGCTGTATCCCTTGGCTGTATGGGGCTTTGTCTTGTTTAGCAGACTCGCCCGAATACAACAGCCTCAAATTGGGTTCGTGTACCTCAGGTCGGGATTTTGCCGCTGGCTTCCTTCAGATTCGACCTCACGGTCGACACCCTTGCCTTGAGCTAACGGTTGGGACAGCCACCCCCCGTTCGGGACTTCCACCCTATAGCTATCGCCCATGCTGGGCGCACTAAAAAAACAACCCTGCCTCAAGGCAAGGTTGTTTACCACCGCTCTTAGGATTCGAAGCCGATTTCCTCGTATACTTCCGGGTCCCAGTAAATCACGGATTGGCCGACCGGAATATTCATTTCACGAGCACCGTTCGGCTTTCCGTTGAAGTAGATAATCTCCGTAATCGCCACCCGATCCCCGCGCACGTCGATTTCCCCTTTGAATTCCAGCGTGGTTCCGTTTGGCGCAAAAAAGATGACTTTCCCCGATCCCAATGTTTTCATCGGTACCTCCCATTTTGTGGTCTGTACCTCTATAGTAGTAGACATTCTTTCCCATCGTCAATAAGTCGGAAAGGACTTTCTACCCAATCGTGGAATCGGAGCTTCCTTTCTTTCTTCCCCGTTGCTGCTTTCCATCCTGGGCTTGGGGCAGACTGGAGTAGGCTTCTCCCGACAGAGTGCCCTCGTGTTCTGTCGTCATACCCAGCTCATCTCCAGTGCCATAAGTCTCCTGTCGATACTGGGGAGAAGAAAAAATCTGGCTGGCATTCATCGAATAGGATGGTTGGGGCGGCCCTCCCGGGTTTGTCATGCCGGAAAGAATCGAGGTCTGCTGGGAGACAGGATTTTCGGGATCAACGACATTGGTAAACAGTGTCCCGTTTTGTGCCGGAGGCTGGGGAACGGATGGCGGCATCATCTGCTGAGATGCTCCCGCATTTGTGCCAGCAGTCGGCTGATAGCCTTTCAGAAGCTGAGCCTGAGCACTCTCAGGCAACGCAACAAACGGGTAATATCCCCTGCTTTTCATGTAGTTCCACACTTCGTATGCCTGGTTTGCACAATTGACGGCACTTTGCAAAAGTATATTGCGGAGCTGGGGATGGGCTGCTTCCAGTACTGCTCTCATCTTGCAGGTAGCTCCCGTTTTATGCAGTCCCAACAAGGCGGAAGAAATGTCCCGGTCATCGATTTGATGGGGGTGCGTGTTTGGTTGCTGCGGAGGCTGTGCCTGTGACTGTGTCATTTGGGACATCGTCAATGCTTGCTGAGATGGCGGCATATGCATCTGTGACATTGGCTGCATGTGCGATGGGGCAGCAGCCTGCTGCGAAGAGATGGTGCGATAAGGGATACCCTCTCCTACACCCAAGCCTTGAACCATATGTACCATACTGTTGTATTCGGTTTCCATAAATTGAAGCTGGTGACGGAGAAGCTGCACCAATTCGGGATCACGGGCATAGGGCGCGTATAATTGCGCGGTATTGATTGCATCTACTGCCCCGTTCAAGATTTCGTGCAGCTCCATCACTTCATGAGCGCCGTACACATGGGGTTGCATAGACCAATTCCTCCTTTTTCAAAATCCCTAACAGTATGTCCCACTCCATTGGCAATTAGAAGCAGGAAGTGCCGATTTCGCTTGTCCGTCTGTAACTCTTTTGGCCGCCAAACGTAATACAAGGCATATCTACTGGTACAAGGCATATATAAAACTACAGAAACCATTGGCTTTCCTGTATAATGGAACGAGAGTCAAGGATAATTCGCTTGAGGAGACGCTCATGTTTGATCAAATTACGCAAGCTTTTATGCACTACGGAATCTGGGGCCTGTTTGGACTTGCTTTTCTGGACTCATTTATCGTCCCTGTACCACCCTTTTTCCTGCAAATCGCGATGAGCTTGATCGATCCTTCTGCTGCTCTGCGTTATGCAACTGTAGCTTTCACCGGTTCCATCCTCGGTGCGCCTATCGGATACATGCTGGGGAAATGGCTGGGCAAACCGATTTTAAAAAAGATTCTGCCTGAGAAATGGACTGCACTGGCAACCGAGCAGTTTGATAAAAATGGGGATGCGGCCGTGCTGATCGGCTCCTTTACCCCTATCCCTTTTAAAGTGTTTACCATCCTGAGCGGTGTTTTTAACTATTCCCTGTCCAAATTGATGCTGTTTGCAATTTTAGGTCGGGGGATTAAATTTTATCTGATCGGTATCTTGTTTCATTTCTATGGACAACATGCCAAAAAACTGCTGGATGATTACCTCGAGATTTCTGTACTTTCGATTGGAATCTTCATCGCCCTCGCTTGGCTGATCTGGAACAGACGCAAAAAAAAGTTTGCACAACATCAGTAATAAATGATAACGCGCTTGGGAGCCCTTCACTCCTCGGCGCGTTTTATTTTTGGGACATTCACCTATTGTGAACCGTTCAATATATTGGAAGTGTGAGTTTTTTAGGAGGAGGTGTAGCGATGGCCGTGATACAAACAAACTCCAGCGATGTGGATTTGTTGGCTCGACTTATGCGTGCAGAAGCAGAAGGTGAAGGAGATCTAGGGATGCTGATGGTAGGGAATGTCGGTGTGAACCGCATTCTCGCCAATTGTCTGGACTTCAAAAATATTCGCACCATGCGCGACATGGTGTTTCAATCTCCCGGAGGGTATGAATCCGTTCAAAAGTCGTACTTTTATCAACGTGCAAGGGATAAAGAGAGACGGCTGGCAAGACGGGTGATCAACGGAGAAAGACAACATCCCGCCTCAAACGCGCTCTGGTTCTTTCGGCCGGAAGGGGCCTGCCCCCCTGAGTGGTTTAATCAGACCAATTCCGGGCGTTACAAGGCTCATTGCTTCTTCATTCCTACCCCACAGGATTGTCCGCGCGTCTTTTAAGCTGGATTACGATGATGGTGCTTGCAAGACAAAAAAAGGAGAGAGTTCATCATGAGTCAGCAAAATCCTTATGTACAGTTTCCGTATACGGAGATGTACCCATCCTCAGCCTATCCCTTCCAATCAGCTCAATCCCCTCTGCAACCGGGAGTGCTTGGCCAGCAGCAAGCTGTACCCATGCAGCCAAGCGGCTCCATGATTCCGGGCGTCCCTCTGCCACCGGGTCAATTTGTGGAAGAGTCCTACATCGAAAACATCCTTCGTCTCAATCGCGGCAAAGTGGTCACGGTTTACCAGACATTTGAAAACAACACTCAATGGAATGCAAAAATCTTCCGCGGTGTGCTGGAGACAGCCGGACGGGATCACATCATTTTGAGCGACCCGCAAACCGGAAAACGCTATCTGCTGTTGATGGTCCATACCGACTACATTACAGCGGACGAAGAACTGAATTACATTCCCCCCACTCTGCCATCTGGCATCCGTTAATGAGCACCACCTGCACCCGGGATCACCTGAAAGCGAAAAGACCTCATCAGCCACGATGAGGTCTTTTCTATCAGCCTTACACCGGCTGTTGTTCCGTATTCTTCATGTTGGCAAAATAATCGAGACGCTCTCCCTCCAAAAACCGACCGCTTGGCAATCTGCCTCTTTGTCGGAAACGGATCGCGAGTGAATTGACCAAGCGATTGATCTCGGCGTGCGCAGATTCATCCATCGTAAATTTGACAGCGTATTCATAAATCTGGTCACTCCATACACTACTTCTCACGACGTGACCGTATGTTTTCAACTGCTGAGAAAATACCTCTGTCTCAAACTGAAGCACGAGCTGGTCATTTACAGGCAGCTTCAAATCAGAGAGAAAACGGAGACCGCCGCCCCCGATGTCCTCGATCAAAACTTCAGCACTCCCTATTTCCAAAGACTTGCCTTTGATCATGACGATTGTCATGCGCGAACAGAGAGGAGATTCCAGCTTTAACCGAAAATAATCCCGTTGTTGCCGCGTGATGACGCCGTTCACCGCTTTTCCCCCCATTCTTCCTGTAATCTGGATTCGTCACAGACGCTCCGGCAAAGCTGGGTACTGCCAATGGAAAAAACGCCGCTTGCACGGCGCTATTTATAAATTCCCGCTCGAAATAGCACTTCCCTATTATTTCTTTTCAGGATACTTCATTTCCTTCTTGGTAACGCGAGAATTTTCCCATAAATGATTCCGATCATACTTGATGGTATCGGAGCGAATAAACCGGAACAAAAGATCAATCACCAGCCAAACAAAAACCATGAAGATACAAAAGATGAGAACGGCTCCCCACACGGACACATCCCCTCCCCTTTATCACCAGCATATGGGGAGAAAGTGTGAAAAATGCTCTTGATTCTACTAAAAGGCAGCCGTACAGCGCGGTTTCTGCGCGATGTCAAACAGGCGATCAATCAGGTCCAGATGACCATCATGAGACAGATCAGCTAATCCATACGTATAGAGGCTGCGGAAGCGGACCGATCCCATAGCCAGAGATGAAAAGTCAGAAATATCCATGGTCACCGCGGCATCCGCTTCGACCGAAGAACCGGGATGCTCAATCAGCTCAGGTACCCCGTCACAAAAGCGAACAGTGTAGGCCCCCTCATTTTCCGGCAAAAAACTGTCGCGCACATGAAAAGTCAGCGTGCAGCTCCCTTGTCCGATTTTTTGTCCAGCCAACTGACGAAAATACGCCCCAACATCAATGATCCGATACATCAGCCCCACACCTGTGGCATGGCTTTCATGGTAGTAAAAGGGAATCAGACGGTCCGAATCGTTTCGCGGATCAGTAAGCAGAACATGAAAATCCTCCTCCTGCGTATAAAAGGCAATACGTCTCACCTGGTCTGCCTGACTGCGCAAAAAGGCAAGCAGGGCACTTAGCGCTTCCCGGGTTTCGTACACCAGATCCCGCACATGAATATCGTGGATGCTGGCATTGTCCTTGCTTACCTGCTGGAACTCAAGCATCAGGTATCCGCTCAACAACCCATCCCGACGAAAGCCGAAGAAATGAGAGTCAGGGCGATCCAGCATGAGCTGCAGCTCACGCTCCGTCTTTTCCGTCATCCCATGCGTGCGGGCTGCATAGCGATTGTAGCAGTCAAGAATCCCTTGCCGATCCTCGCTTGTCAATGCGACCACGTCACGCTTGTTGCCTCTAGGCAAACTCAAGGGATGAACCCGGTACTCGTTCATCTTGGTTCCTGCCCCAAAGCCCATCTGCCTGTAAAAATCGACGCGGAAAGGATAGAGCGAGACCAGAGAAACTCCCCTTTCCCGATACGCGTGCAAAAACCGGGTCATCATCGACTTGGCGACCTTTTCCTTTTTATGGAGAAGATCGACGGCGACCGTGCCAATACCGCCTGTCAGCAGGCGTTTCCCATGAACATTCGTCATAAAGTCACGCCACTTCATCACGCCGACCAGCTTTCCATCGCGAAAACATCCCTGAAAGGAACTGGTCGCATCATGTTCAATCGCCTCACGAATTCTCTGAAGCCATTTTTCTTTTGCTTCAGGCGCCTGTATTTCCAGTCGCGGATACGCCATTCCGACTATTCTGACAAAATCTTCTGCTTCTGATTTCTCTAATGCCCGAATCTCTTCCATCTTCTCGATCCCCTCTTCCTTGTCAGTCCTCTTTATAAAAAATATTTTATCGAATAGCATATTGAACTGACAAGGAAAAAGTGGAAAACCAGGAAAATACCGAATAAGAGAAGCCGGCGGCCACGCTTGCGTATCAAGCTGAAGGTAAATCTGATTTGGATCGATTCTGTCAGCGCGGCGAGGCTGCAAAACCCTCGATTGCTCGAAAGACAGCTTCATAATAATGGGGCTCATGCGGCACCAAATCGTCCCATGCTACCCTCTGGCAGCCCGCTGTCTCCCGGCCGTCCGCATCACGGACAAAGCCGTTCGCCTCCACTTCGGCTACCTCTCCTGCGGCCAAACGCTTCACGTCATTCAGCCCGATCCAGAGAAGGCCGATTACCTCGTCTTGCTGGAGCTTGTAGGCGGACAAGGGCTGAGCAGATTCGCAGGCGTACACATGACACCACTCTTTGTCATGAATGCCGGGCTCATGCAGGACATCGGGAATCACACCGATCGATTGCAACCTCTCGATTGGAACCGTCATGCCCAGCTCCTCTTCCAGCTCACGCACGCCTTCCTCCGGCTGCTCACCCGCCAGCAAATGTCCGGCTGACGTGATATCTAGCTTTTCTGGCCAGGTGTCTTTTTGTGCATGTCTTTTTTGAAAAAGCAGATAGATGGCATCCTGTTCCCGACGATAAATCCAGCAGTGAAAGGTCCGGTGCCAGAGCCCGAGCCGATGCACTTCACTTCGCGACTCAGTTCCGATCCAAACACCTTCTTCATCAAAAATATCGAGCAACTCATTTTTCATGAGCAGTATCCTCTCTGCATTCTTTTCGACGCCATGGATTCGAATGATGCTGTGCTGTTGGTGTACAGCCGATCAACTGTGAATGCCCAGCAACGTATCCAGCCCTTTTTGTACGGCAAGCCCGGTATCAAAGCCGACGAGTCTCGCTTCTTTCCCATCCAGCGCATTGGCCATCTCATCCAGCAGCAGAGAGAGCCGATCCTGTTCGGGCATGGTTACTTCTACTGGCAGCTCTCCTTTTCCCCCGGCAAGAAGCGTATTCCAATTTTGGACGGTGAGTGTGCCTTCTGTCCCGTAGATGGTGTAGGTCAAATGCTCCTTCTGTCCGATGCCGCCCAAACCGTTTATCGTCACAGGTGTCCCGTTTAGCAGACGGAGCAGCGCGGAGATTCCCACTTCACAGGCTTCCGGGTCCTCAGGGTAATCGACATCACTGCGAACCACCTCATAGCTGCCAAAAAGCGCCTGGGTCAGATGCAGAAAATGCGGCAGCACTTCCCGTACAAAGCCCCCCTGCTCCCGTCCGGACAACCATGCGGTCTGCTGCCAAGGGCGCGGCCATTGATGAAAATGAGTGACGATGTCGATTCGGCGGATATTTCCGATTTCTTCGATTCTTCTTTTTAGCTCAAGAAAGAGGGGACGGTAGTAGATCGGGAAGTTCATCGCGTGAATGACTCCTGCTTTTTCTGCCGCCGCAAGCATCTCGGCTCCTTCTTTTACTGATCCTGCCAACGGCTTTTCACAAAGCACATGCTTGCCCGCTGCCAGTGTGTCCAAGGCGACACCATGATGAAATTTTGGCGGAACAGCTATGTAAACCAAATCAAGCTCTTCTTTGTCCAACAGTTCCTGATGGTTTGTGTACCAGGCATTAATATCGTAATGTTCCGCTGTTGCCTTTGCTCGATCTGCAGAAATATCACAGACCGCTATCACCGAAAAACGCTCATGGGCCACCATTGCATTCAGCAAACGTTCTCCCATTACTCCCAATCCAATAATCCCGACAGCATAACGCTCTTTCATAGGATCTTCTCCTTTTTGAGGAACTTTTGGGCTCAGCTCGTTTCCTAGTCACGGACAGACATCCTCCCCGTCTCATCATACAACAAAAAAAAAGCCCTTCGCCAGTCATACTGATGAAGGGAGAGGCAGTTATCAGGCCACTTGTGCTGTCGTTTCCTGAATGTATTCTTTTGCTTTTTGCTGATCAAACTGTCCTTCCCAACGGGAGACGACTACAGCGGCGAGAGAGTTGCCGATGACATTGACCACGGTGCGGGCCATATCCAGCAAGCGGTCAATCCCCGCAATAAAGGCGAGACCTTCCAGTGGAATTCCTACCGAGCCGAGCGTGGCCAGCAGTACCACAAAGGAGACGCCAGGCACGCCGGCAATACCTTTGGAAGTTACCATCAAGACCAGCATCAGTGTGATTTGAGCGCTGATGGGCATGTGAATGCCGTACATTTGTGCAATAAATAAAGCAGCCAGAGCCTGATAAAGCGTGGAGCCATCCAGGTTAAACGAATAACCCGTCGGAATGACAAAGGAGGTAATCGCTTTTGGACAGCCCAAGCGCTCCATCTTTTCCATGATCTTTGGCAGGACGGTTTCGGAGCTGGCTGTGGAATAAGCGAGCAGCAGCTCGTCCTTCAAAATTCTGATCAGAGAAGTAATTCTGATCCCGCTCATCCGGGCGATAATGCCCAACACGACGAGAATAAAGAAAAGCAT
This window harbors:
- a CDS encoding spore coat protein, with protein sequence MQPHVYGAHEVMELHEILNGAVDAINTAQLYAPYARDPELVQLLRHQLQFMETEYNSMVHMVQGLGVGEGIPYRTISSQQAAAPSHMQPMSQMHMPPSQQALTMSQMTQSQAQPPQQPNTHPHQIDDRDISSALLGLHKTGATCKMRAVLEAAHPQLRNILLQSAVNCANQAYEVWNYMKSRGYYPFVALPESAQAQLLKGYQPTAGTNAGASQQMMPPSVPQPPAQNGTLFTNVVDPENPVSQQTSILSGMTNPGGPPQPSYSMNASQIFSSPQYRQETYGTGDELGMTTEHEGTLSGEAYSSLPQAQDGKQQRGRKKGSSDSTIG
- a CDS encoding YqaA family protein, with translation MFDQITQAFMHYGIWGLFGLAFLDSFIVPVPPFFLQIAMSLIDPSAALRYATVAFTGSILGAPIGYMLGKWLGKPILKKILPEKWTALATEQFDKNGDAAVLIGSFTPIPFKVFTILSGVFNYSLSKLMLFAILGRGIKFYLIGILFHFYGQHAKKLLDDYLEISVLSIGIFIALAWLIWNRRKKKFAQHQ
- a CDS encoding cell wall hydrolase encodes the protein MAVIQTNSSDVDLLARLMRAEAEGEGDLGMLMVGNVGVNRILANCLDFKNIRTMRDMVFQSPGGYESVQKSYFYQRARDKERRLARRVINGERQHPASNALWFFRPEGACPPEWFNQTNSGRYKAHCFFIPTPQDCPRVF
- the gerQ gene encoding spore coat protein GerQ, which gives rise to MSQQNPYVQFPYTEMYPSSAYPFQSAQSPLQPGVLGQQQAVPMQPSGSMIPGVPLPPGQFVEESYIENILRLNRGKVVTVYQTFENNTQWNAKIFRGVLETAGRDHIILSDPQTGKRYLLLMVHTDYITADEELNYIPPTLPSGIR
- a CDS encoding PilZ domain-containing protein, which gives rise to MNGVITRQQRDYFRLKLESPLCSRMTIVMIKGKSLEIGSAEVLIEDIGGGGLRFLSDLKLPVNDQLVLQFETEVFSQQLKTYGHVVRSSVWSDQIYEYAVKFTMDESAHAEINRLVNSLAIRFRQRGRLPSGRFLEGERLDYFANMKNTEQQPV
- a CDS encoding GNAT family N-acetyltransferase, producing the protein MEEIRALEKSEAEDFVRIVGMAYPRLEIQAPEAKEKWLQRIREAIEHDATSSFQGCFRDGKLVGVMKWRDFMTNVHGKRLLTGGIGTVAVDLLHKKEKVAKSMMTRFLHAYRERGVSLVSLYPFRVDFYRQMGFGAGTKMNEYRVHPLSLPRGNKRDVVALTSEDRQGILDCYNRYAARTHGMTEKTERELQLMLDRPDSHFFGFRRDGLLSGYLMLEFQQVSKDNASIHDIHVRDLVYETREALSALLAFLRSQADQVRRIAFYTQEEDFHVLLTDPRNDSDRLIPFYYHESHATGVGLMYRIIDVGAYFRQLAGQKIGQGSCTLTFHVRDSFLPENEGAYTVRFCDGVPELIEHPGSSVEADAAVTMDISDFSSLAMGSVRFRSLYTYGLADLSHDGHLDLIDRLFDIAQKPRCTAAF
- a CDS encoding NUDIX hydrolase, with amino-acid sequence MKNELLDIFDEEGVWIGTESRSEVHRLGLWHRTFHCWIYRREQDAIYLLFQKRHAQKDTWPEKLDITSAGHLLAGEQPEEGVRELEEELGMTVPIERLQSIGVIPDVLHEPGIHDKEWCHVYACESAQPLSAYKLQQDEVIGLLWIGLNDVKRLAAGEVAEVEANGFVRDADGRETAGCQRVAWDDLVPHEPHYYEAVFRAIEGFAASPR
- a CDS encoding Gfo/Idh/MocA family protein: MKERYAVGIIGLGVMGERLLNAMVAHERFSVIAVCDISADRAKATAEHYDINAWYTNHQELLDKEELDLVYIAVPPKFHHGVALDTLAAGKHVLCEKPLAGSVKEGAEMLAAAEKAGVIHAMNFPIYYRPLFLELKRRIEEIGNIRRIDIVTHFHQWPRPWQQTAWLSGREQGGFVREVLPHFLHLTQALFGSYEVVRSDVDYPEDPEACEVGISALLRLLNGTPVTINGLGGIGQKEHLTYTIYGTEGTLTVQNWNTLLAGGKGELPVEVTMPEQDRLSLLLDEMANALDGKEARLVGFDTGLAVQKGLDTLLGIHS